The proteins below come from a single Candidatus Hydrogenedens sp. genomic window:
- the metW gene encoding methionine biosynthesis protein MetW, whose translation MKHVYFPDRPCPKCLANDRQEKVEPKKVIPNSIYSGSRIDLDLIVKLVEYNTRILDLGCGAGTLLCRLDREKKTDGLGIEINEQNVISAVSCGLPVIQADIDEGLSALPDNCFDYVILSMTLQVIKRPDLVLKEMLRIGKKGIVSFPNFGHWKVRSNILFKGVSPVTPNLPYSWYESPNRHFFTLKDFRTLCKDMNIKILKEIALNSKGIVRYLNNLIAEEVVYILAKE comes from the coding sequence TTGAAACATGTTTACTTCCCAGATAGGCCATGTCCAAAATGCTTAGCAAATGATAGACAGGAAAAAGTCGAACCTAAAAAAGTTATCCCTAACAGTATCTATTCCGGGTCACGAATTGATTTAGATTTGATTGTAAAACTTGTTGAATATAATACTCGAATATTAGACCTCGGCTGTGGAGCTGGAACGTTATTGTGTCGGCTTGACCGTGAAAAGAAAACGGACGGTTTAGGGATTGAAATTAATGAACAGAATGTTATTAGTGCGGTATCATGCGGTTTGCCAGTTATTCAGGCAGATATTGATGAGGGACTTTCTGCACTGCCTGATAATTGTTTTGACTATGTTATATTGAGTATGACATTGCAGGTCATAAAACGTCCTGACCTTGTATTAAAAGAAATGCTTCGCATTGGGAAAAAAGGAATTGTAAGTTTCCCTAATTTTGGGCATTGGAAAGTACGTTCTAATATTCTATTCAAAGGTGTTTCTCCTGTTACTCCCAATCTCCCCTATTCCTGGTATGAAAGTCCTAATAGACATTTCTTTACATTAAAAGACTTTCGTACTTTATGTAAAGATATGAATATAAAGATACTTAAAGAAATTGCTCTTAATTCTAAGGGGATTGTTCGTTATTTAAACAATCTCATTGCGGAAGAAGTCGTTTACATATTAGCAAAAGAATAA